In the genome of Vicia villosa cultivar HV-30 ecotype Madison, WI linkage group LG7, Vvil1.0, whole genome shotgun sequence, one region contains:
- the LOC131618596 gene encoding uncharacterized protein LOC131618596 gives MKERNARMKEKVEGEGSKKVAEAKSSYNLQPLPISNEDILFCIDIDPESVPRFDAIKQAILLFVHAKLTINPRHRFAFATLSGSVSSLRKEFSSDVESTIAAMGGLTAATSSTQPELTTLFQLAAREARKSREQGRILRVILFYCRSAVRPQHEWLVSQKLFTMDILYLHDKPGPDNCFQEVYDALVQTLEHVSNYQGYIYAIGSAKDLYVHVLILLSHPQQRCAQEYLHIPKALAKKVRFSSAVSYRFL, from the exons ATGAAAGAAAGAAACGCAAGAATGAAAGAAAAGGTTGAAGGAGAAGGAAGCAAGAAGGTTGCTGAAGCAAAAAGCAGTTACAATCTTCAACCCTTACCAATTAGCAACGAAGATATACTATTCTGCATTGACATCGATCCTGAATCTGTCCCTCGTTTCGACGCCATTAAACAAGCCATCCTTCTCTTCGTCCATGCCAAACTCACCATCAATCCTCGACACCGTTTCGCTTTTGCTACTCTCTCCGGTTCCGTTTCATCG CTGAGGAAAGAGTTTAGCAGCGACGTTGAGTCAACAATTGCAGCAATGGGAGGGCTTACGGCTGCTACATCTAGCACTCAACCAGAGCTTACAACTTTGTTCCAACTTGCTGCCCGTGAAGCTAGAAAATCCCGTGAGCAGGGTCGCATTTTAAGAGTG ATTCTATTCTACTGCAGATCAGCAGTGCGGCCACAACATGAGTGGCTTGTGAGCCAGAAGCTCTTCACTATGGATATCTTGTACCTTCATGACAAACCTGGACCTGACAATTGCTTTCAAGAGGTCTATGATGCATTGGTACAAACTCTTGAACATGTTTCAAACTACCAGGGTTATATCTATGCGATTGGATCAGCAAAAGATCTTTACGTtcacgtgttaattcttttgtcgCATCCTCAGCAGCGCTGTGCCCaagagtaccttcacatacctaAAGCACTTGCAAAGAAGGTTCGTTTTAGTTCTGCAGTATCATATAGGTTTCTGTAA